One segment of Meriones unguiculatus strain TT.TT164.6M chromosome X, Bangor_MerUng_6.1, whole genome shotgun sequence DNA contains the following:
- the LOC110544364 gene encoding large ribosomal subunit protein eL15-like — MGAYKYIQELWRKKQSDVMRFLLRVRCWQYRQLSALHRAPRPTRPDKARRLGYKAKQGYVIYRIRVRRGGRKRPVPKGATYGKPVHHGVNQLKFARSLQSVAEERAGRHCGALRVLNSYWVGEDSTYKFFEIILIDPFHKAIRRNPDTQWITKPVHKHREMRGLTSAGRKSRGLGKGHKFHHTIGGSRRAAWRRRNTLQLHRYR; from the coding sequence ATGGGTGCATACAAATACATCCAGGAGCTATGGAGGAAGAAGCAGTCGGACGTGATGCGCTTTCTCCTGAGGGTCCGCTGCTGGCAGTACCGCCAGCTGTCTGCGCTACACAGGGCTCCCCGCCCTACTCGGCCTGATAAGGCGCGAAGGCTGGGATACAAGGCCAAGCAAGGTTATGTTATTTACAGGATTCGTGTCCGCCGTGGTGGCCGCAAACGCCCAGTTCCTAAGGGTGCAACTTATGGCAAGCCTGTCCACCATGGTGTTAACCAGCTAAAATTTGCCCGAAGCCTTCAATCTGTTGCTGAGGAGAGAGCTGGACGCCACTGTGGGGCTTTGAGAGTCCTGAATTCTtactgggttggtgaagattccacATACAAATTTTTTGAGATTATCCTCATTGATCCATTCCATAAAGCTATCAGAAGAAATCCTGACACCCAGTGGATCACCAAACCAgtccacaaacacagagagatgcGTGGGCTGACATCTGCTGGCCGCAAGAGCCGTGGCCTTGGAAAGGGCCACAAGTTCCACCATACTATTGGTGGCTCTCGCCGTGCAGCCTGGAGAAGGCGCAACACTCTCCAGCTCCACCGTTACCGCTAA